From the Primulina tabacum isolate GXHZ01 chromosome 15, ASM2559414v2, whole genome shotgun sequence genome, one window contains:
- the LOC142525892 gene encoding agamous-like MADS-box protein AGL15, translating into MASEKMDSAEKITEGKSSSGIKSAFIKRRDCLIKKASELAILCGSEVAIIGYSNDGKLFEYASSEYALYAAIFVSENSFSVVSLGFIHVMAKIMKRFEECQRIKKGVPVNHDPERQEDVLREEMEKLKQKEDQHVLGRNLDSMSREDLQELEQQLNEGLLCIKDRKEAILVQKLQKSRDNELQSMQENVTLRQKVENLERLCAPISYQQPILLEYQLKGQSNFELGQGVASPQLACDTSTGDADLVDTTLQLGPSTSKVCGKRKTPCEERRSNADTFLSI; encoded by the exons ATGGcttctgagaagatggattccGCAGAGAAAATTACCGAGGGCAAAAGTAGCAGCGGCATCAAAAGTGCGTTCATCAAGAGGCGTGATTGTTTGATTAAGAAGGCGAGTGAATTAGCTATTCTCTGCGGTTCCGAAGTTGCCATTATTGGATACTCCAACGACGGGAAGTTGTTCGAATATGCTAGTTCCGAGTACGCCCTCTATGCTGCTATCTTCGTTTCTGAGAATTCCTTTTCTGTTGTTTCTTTGGGATTTATTCATGT CATGGCGAAAATAATGAAGAGATTTGAAGAGTGCCAGCGAATTAAAAAAGGTGTTCCGGTGAACCACGATCCAGAG AGGCAAGAGGATGTTCTGAGAGAAGAGATGGAAAAGCTCAAACAAAAGGAGGACCA GCATGTGTTGGGGAGGAATCTCGATAGCATGAGTCGCGAAGATTTGCAAGAACTCGAACAACAACTAAACGAAGGGTTATTGTGCATTAAGGATAGGAAG GAGGCAATATTGGTCCAGAAACTTCAAAAATCAAGGGATAAT gAGCTACAATCCATGCAGGAGAATGTGACTTTACGCCAAAAG GTTGAAAACCTTGAAAGGCTTTGTGCCCCGATCAGCTATCAACAACCAATTCTTCTCGAGTACCAGTTGAAGGGGCAGAGCAACTTCGAGCTCGGACAAGGCGTTGCCAGTCCCCAACTAGCTTGCGATACTAGCACTGGAGATGCAGACTTAGTGGACACCACCCTGCAATTGGG GCCTTCAACTTCCAAGGTTTGTGGAAAAAGGAAAACTCCATGCGAGGAAAGAAGAAGCAATGCCGATACTTTTCTTTCGATATAG